GGCATAAGGACCCTTCACTCGATCAAAAACGATTGGATCCCCTTCAACAGATTTGAAAGCTCTTACAGGTGAACTGACTCCACCAGGCATTAAATTTTTGGCAGAGCCAAAAATTTCTTCAGATCTTTTTGTGTTCAACGCGTCTGTCACAGCACCTCAGCGAATGAGCTAATAAACACAGTCAGCCATAATGGCCTAAAAGTGACTGATTCGTCTAAATTTTTGAATCTGTTCAGCATCTGGTTATTTTTTTTTAATCTTTAATAGGACCATCTCGATAAATGAGTCTAATCCTAAAAACAAGTGGCTGACTGACTTTATTGGTGATGATGCCACCCGAATTTAATATTTTTTGGCTGATTGTAAATATTTGATTTGTTAATTCTGTGATGATTTGAAAATAGAAAAAAACCAAATTTTTAAAAGAAAAATTCATTTTCATCATCTGAAGGAGGCCAGCTAATGTCGACAACTACAGGCGCGTGGTCACTTGGTTTTTCTCTAGATCTTTGCTCTTTGTCGATCCAACAACTATTGGCACAACAAAGAATATCTTCTGTTAAGTAAATATGATCTATTCGCCAACCCTTGTCTCTTTCCCAGGCTGAATGGCGATAATCCCACCAAGACCAATTTTTATCACCTGGTTCAAAAATTCTAAAAACATCTTCTAATTTCTCTCCTAAAGCATCTCTAAGTAATTTTCTTTCTTTTGAAGAAGCCATAATTGATTCTTTATAGTTGTTTGGTGTATGTATATCTCTATCTTCAGGGGCAATATTAAAGTCTCCTAATAAACATATAGGTGGATGATTTGAATTGATTTCTCTTAGATAAAACTGTAGACATTCTAGCCATTTTTCTTTATA
The sequence above is drawn from the Prochlorococcus marinus str. MIT 1013 genome and encodes:
- the xth gene encoding exodeoxyribonuclease III; the encoded protein is MLVATWNVNSIRSRIDHVKEWLVTNKIDILCLQETKTEDKFFPIEIFSNLGYEVSISGQKSYNGVAIISRFPINNIKIGFNEVIKDHKDLAILNEQKRIISAEINDIRIINVYVPNGSSINSDKFFYKEKWLECLQFYLREINSNHPPICLLGDFNIAPEDRDIHTPNNYKESIMASSKERKLLRDALGEKLEDVFRIFEPGDKNWSWWDYRHSAWERDKGWRIDHIYLTEDILCCANSCWIDKEQRSREKPSDHAPVVVDISWPPSDDENEFFF